In the genome of Streptomyces sp. Q6, the window AGTTGTCGGTGGCCGATGGGGGACCGACGTGATGCCGGACGCCGTACCTCTGCCCAGGGAGCTGCCATGACGACCTTGCCCGACCGACCCAACTCCGCGCTCGTCGTGATCGATGTGCAGAACGGGGTGATGGAGTGCTCGATCGACAGCGACGCCGTCATCGCCCGGATCGCCTCGCTGGTGGACCGGGCGAGAGCCGAGGGTGTGGCCGTGGTGTGGGTGCAGCACTCCGACGACGGGCTGAAGTTCGGCAGCGACGCCTGGCGGTACGTCCCGGAGCTGGGGGAGCCCCGGGACGGTGAGGCGCTGGTGCACAAGACGTACCGGGACTCCTTCGAGGACACCGATCTGGAGGAGCGGCTCGCGGAGCGCGGGGTCGGCCGCCTCGTGGTGGCCGGCGCCCAGACCGACTTCTGTGTGCGCTCCACGCTCCACGGCGCGCTCGCGCGGGGCTACGACGTGACGCTCGTCGGCGACGCGCACACGACGGAGGATCTCAGCGAGCACGGGGCGCCCGCACCCGCCCAGGTCATCGCGCACACGAACCTGTACTGGGCGGGTCAGACGGCGCCGGGGCGGTCCGTCGCCGTCCTGGACGCGGACGAGGTGGTCCTTTCGGAGATCTAGGCCCTGCCCGAGGGGGCGGCGGGTTCGCGTTCCACCGGCAGCCACAGCTCCGCGTCGGCCTCGCGGCCGTCCGGGGACATGCGGGTCCGGAGGATCTCGGGTCCGGGTCGGGTGCGGTACGGGTTGGAGGGGAACCACTCCGTGTACGTGTCGCTCCACAGCCGTTGGAGGGCCTCGGGGGCCGGTCCCGATGTCGTGAAGACGGCCCAGGTGCCGGCCGGCACGGGCAGGACGGCGGTGCCCTCGGGGGCGGGCGCCGAGGTGATCACCCCTTGGTAGTAGTCGAGTTCGGTGCCCTCGGCGCGGCCGGGGTCCAGGTCGTCGCAGACCGCGACGATGCCGTGCGGTTCGGCGTCGGAGAGTTTCTCCAGACGGTCCAGGAGGCCTCGGTCGATACCTCGGACGAAGTCGATGATCGCCTGGTTCGGGCCGAGGTGGACCAGGGGGACTCGCGCCCTGGGGCCGACCACGGTGAACGCGGGACGTTCCACCACCCGGTATCGCATGCTGCTGCTCCCTTCTACGGTGAGGCGGAAGGAGAGCCGGGGCTGCGAGACGAGGGCGGCGCCGGTGCGGCGGGCCTCGCCGGGGCCGACGCCGTGCAGCGTGCGGAACGCGCGGGCGAAGGCCTCGCCCGAGCCGTACCCGTAGCGCAGCGCGACCGTCAGCAGGGGCTCCTCGCCCGCGAGGACCTCGGCGCCGGCGACCGTGAGCCGCCGGCGCCGGACGTACTCCGACAGCGGCATGCCCGCGAGTGCGGAGAACATCCGGCGCAGGTGGTACTCCGAGGTGGTGGCGATCCGGGCGAGTTCGGCCACGTCCAGCGGCTGGTCGAGACGGTGCTCGATGTGGTCCATGGCCTCGTTGAGCCGGTCAAGCACGCCGGTCTCCTTCCGATTTCTGTGCTCACCACGCTAGGAGCGGGCGTCGGCGCGGGCCCGACATCCTGTGCCCGATCAGGTCGGGTCAGGTCTGTTCGAGGGCGGTCAGTTCGTCGGGGGTGAGGCGGAGGGCTCCCGCGGCCACGTTCTCCGCGAGATGGTCGGGATCGCCGGTGCCGGGGATGGCAAGCACGTTCGGGCCCTGGTGGAGGGTCCAGGCGAGCCGCAGCTGGGCGGGGGAGACGGCGTGCGCCGCGGCGATGTCCCGTACGGCGGGGGAGTCGGTGGAGCCGGTCGCGCCCGCGTGGCCGCCCTGGCCCGCGATCGCGAAGAACGGGACGAAGGCGATGCCCTGGTCGGCGCAGGAGCGCAGGAGTTCGGTGTCGCCGGGGCGGACGGTGCCGAGGCCGAAGCGGTTCTGGACGCAGACGATCGGCGTCACCTTCTGGGCCGCCGCGAGCCGCTCCGCGTCCACGTCCGAGACGCCGATATGGCGGATCAGGCCGGCGTCGCGCAGCTCGGCGAGCGCGCCCACGTACTCGGCGAGGTCCGTCGAAGTGCGGTCGTTCATACGGAAGTTGACGACGTCGAGATGGTCGCGGCCGAGCTGGCGCAGGTTCTCCTCGACGTCACCGCGCAGCTCGTCGGGGCGGGCCCAGGTGGCCCAGGCGCCCGCGCGGTCGCGGCGCGGGCCGACCTTCGTGGCGATGACCAGGTCGTCCGGGTAGGGGGCGAGCGCGGTGTTGATGAGTTCGTTGGCCGAGCGCAGGGCCGAGAAGTAGAAGGCGGCGGTGTCGATGTGGTTCACGCCCAGCTCGACGGCGCGGCGCAGGACGCGGATCGACCGCGCGCGGTCGGCGACGGAGGCGTTGTCGAAGGCGATCCGGCCGGGCAGCCGCATCGCGCCGAATCCGATACGGCGGACGGGGAGGTCGCCGAGGAGCCAGGTGCCGGACGCGGCGGCGGTGGGCGTGGCGGCCTGTCGGTGTGCGGTCATCGGGGCATTGTGCCTTGCCACGATCATGTCCCGGGGCCTGACGGCGTCGTCTGAGTACGTCGTCTGAGTACCTGGGCTCAGGTGTGGTCGTGGCGGCCGGACTTGGATGGAGCCATGACCCACGAACTCGCCGCCGAACCCGTCATACGTACCCCTGCGCGCAGCCGCCAGTGGATCGCGCCGCTCGTGTCGACCCTGGTCACACTGCCGGTGGCGTTCTTCGCGTACCTGTTCGCGGGGCTGTCGGGGATGGCGTGCGACTCGTGCACGGACGCCCAACTGGCCGCGTTCGACCCGAGTTTCGCGCGGGCGTTCACGGTCTTCGGGTGGGGTCTGACCATTTCGGTGCTCGTCCTCCTGACCGCGTGGCTGCTGCCGTGGGAGGAGCGGTTCGCGGCGCGCCGGGTCGGGTTCGCGCTGGCGGCGCCGTTCGCGGTTGTGCTCACGTACGTGGTGTTCCTCGTGATGGTCGACTGGCCCTGACCGGGGTGAGGCCGGCGCCGCGCCCGCGGGGTGCCCCGCCGAGCGCGGCGAACGGTCCCTCGTCAGACGGTGAACGCCTCGCCGGGCTTGAGGAGGTGGAGGCGGTCGCTCAGGCCGGCCTCGGCGAACGCCGTCGTCAGCGTGGAGCCGTCCTGGCTGAAGTGGCCCCAGTGCTCGAAGTGGAGCGGGACGACGTGCCGGGCACCGAGGAGCCGCGCGGCCTCGGCGGCCCGCTCGCTGGTCAGCGTCAGCGGGACCCCGGGCACGAGCGGCGTGAGGGCGGCGCCCGCGAAGAGGACCGCCACATCGATCGCGGGGAAGCGGTCGGCGATGTCCCGGACGCGGTCCAGGGAGGCGTTGTCCCCGGAGACGTAGACCGTGGGGAGGCCCGTGCCGGACAGGACGAAGCCGGTGACCTGGCCGACCACCGGTTCGCTGCCCTCGGGGCCGTGCAGCGCGGGCACGCCCGTGATGCGCAGGGCGCCGCCGCCGGGGCGCTCGACGTCCACGTGCTCCCACGTGGGCAGAGCGGTCACGGTCTCGCCGATCCGCTCGCGGGCGGCGGGCGTGGACAGGACCAGCGGGACCCCGGCGAGGAGCGCGCGGCCCGAGGTGTCGAGGTTGTCCGGGTGCTGGTCGTGCGAGAGCAGGACGGCGTCGGCCGCGCCGAGCTCCTCGGGCGTCAGCGCCGGGCCGGCGGTCTTGACCAGCGTCCGGGAACCGACCGCGTACTCGCCGGGGGCGTCGAACGTCGGGTCGGTGAGCAGTCGCAGCCCGCCGATCTCGATCACGGATGTGGGTCCGCCGACATAGCGGACGGAGACGGTCGTCGTCACTGGGTCCTCCCCCGGTAGCGACCGGCGCGGGTGCCGGTCAACCGGGAACAAGACGCGCCGGGCGCCCGGTATTCCCGGGACGGTCCGCGCATCGGCTGGCCTTGACGTCAGGGTCAACGTCTACGGTTTCAGGCATGCGCATCGGAGAGCTCGCGGACCGCGCCGGTACGACCACGCGGACGCTCAGGTACTACGAGTCGCGCGGGCTGCTGCCCGCGCGGCGCGGCGGCAACGGCTACCGGACGTACGACGAGGACGACCTGCGGGCGCTGCGGCAGATCCGCACGTTGCAGGACTTCGGGTTCGAGCTGGAGGAGACCCGGCCGTTCGTCGAGTGTCTGCGCGCGGGGCACCCGGAGGGCGACTCCTGCCCGGCGTCGCTCGCCGTGTACCGCAACAAGCTCGCCGAACTCGACGCGCTGATCGGCGAGTTGAGTGCCGTACGGGAGAAGGTCGGGGCGCAGTTGGCGCGCGCCGAACAGGCCATGGACGCGCTGGCGACGCAGCACGGCGCCGAGCCGCGCTGCGAACTGGAACGACGACAGGAGTGATCGGCATGCGGGACGTGACGGACGCGGACTTCGAGGAGCAGGTGCTGCGAGCGGGAAAGCCCGTGCTCGTGGAGTTCACGGCAACGTGGTGCGGGCCGTGCAGGCAGCTGGCGCCCGTGCTCAGGTCGATCGCGGAGGAGGAGCGCGAGCGGCTCGACGTCGTGGCGATCGACGTCGACGCCAACCCGGAGACGGCCGCCAGGTACGGGGTGCTGTCCATGCCGACGCTGATGGTCTTCAAGGCCGGGGAGCCGGTCTGGTCGCGGGTGGGCGCACGGCCCAAGCGGCGACTGCTGGAGGAATTGACCGAGGCCGTCTGAGGAACGGAGAACGAATTCCCGGCGGTTGGAATTCTGCCCCGCCCGGGGTATATTCGGTGTTTCTGTGTGCCCACAGAAAAGGCCCCTCACTGGGGGCCAACTAAACACACCGTACCGGGCAGGGAGCAGTTTTGTCAAGCCGGGAATCCGCCGCACCGCAGAAAGAACTGCAAAAGGAACAGGAATTCATCGACCGGCTCTACGCCCGCGTCGACGAGCTGCGTGGCATCGCCGCGGACTCCGTGCGGGCCGCGATCACGCCGGTCGGGACCGGTCAGCAGGCCCGCCTCGAGCGCGACCTGCTGGTCGTGGAGCGGTCCGGGCTGCTCGCCGCGCTGAATGCGGTCGAGGGGTCGCTCTGTTTCGGGCGAATTGACCTCAAGGGCGGTACCGCACACCACATCGGCCGTATCGGAATTCGTGCCGACGACACCGAGCGCACGCCGCTGTTGATCGACTGGCGTGCGCCGGTGGCGCGGCCTTTCTATCTCGCGACCGGTCATACGCCGATGGGTCTGCGCCGGCGCCGTCATCTCACGTTCGACGGGCGCACGGTCACCGAACTGCACGACGAGATCCTCGATCTCGACGACGCGGAGCGCACCGGGTACGAGGACCCGACCGGTGACGCCGTGCTGCTCGCCGCCCTGAACTCGGCCCGCACCGGCCGCATGGGCGACATCGTGCAGACCATCCAGGCCGAGCAGGACCGCATCATCCGGCACGCGCACCAGGGCGTGCTCGTCGTCGAGGGCGGCCCCGGCACCGGCAAGACGGCGGTCGCGCTGCACCGCGCCGCGTTCCTGCTGTACGAGCACCGGGAACTGCTGGCCAAGCGGGCCGTGCTCATCGTCGGACCCAACCCGGCGTTCCTGAAGTACATCAGCGAGGTGCTCCCCGCGCTCGGTGAGACCGGTGTGCTCCTGTCGACCGTCGGCGAGCTCTTCCCCGGCGTGCACGCCACCGGCACGGACACGCCGCGCGCGGCCGCCGTGAAGGGGGCGGCGGCGATGGCCGAGGCCCTCGCGCTCGCCGTCACCGACCGGCAGCAGATCCCCATGCCCGGCGCCCCGTTGGTGATCCCGCACGACGACGGGGACCTGATCCTCGACTGGGAGATCGCCTACGAGGCCCGGCAGGCGGCCCGCGACACCAAGCTGCCGCACAACCTGGCCCGCCCGCACTTCGCCTTCCGGGTGCTCGACGCGCTCACCGCGCAGCTCGCCGAGCGGCTGGGCGCCGACCCGTACGGCGGCCCGAACTTCCTCGGCCCCGACGACCTCGCCCAGCTCGGCAAGGGAGTCGCCGCGAGCCGCGAAGTCCACGCCGCCATCGAGGAGTTGTGGCCGACCCTCACTCCGCAGGGCTTCCTCGCCGACTACCTGACCGAACCCACCCACGTGCCGGACGAGGACGCGCGGGCCATCCGTCGCGCGCAGGGCTCCGGGGAGTGGACGGCCGCGGACGTGCCGCTGCTCGACGAGGTCGCCGAGCTGCTCGGGCACGACGACAGCGCCGAGCGGGCCGCGGCCGAGGCCGCGCGGCAGGAGCGGATCGCCTACGCGCAGGGCGTGCTGGACCTGTCGAAGGGTTCGGAGACGTACGAGTTCGAGGACGAGGACGAGTCGGAGGTGCTCGCCGCGCACGACATCGTGGACGCGGACCGGGTCGCCGACTGGTACGAGGAGGAGGACCACCGCAGCGCCGCGGAGCGGGCCGCCGCCGACCGGACCTGGGCGTTCGGGCACATCATCGTCGACGAGGCGCAGGAGCTGTCGCCGATGGCGTGGCGGCTGCTGATGCGGCGGTCTCCGACCCGGTCCATGACGCTGGTCGGGGACCCGGCCCAGACCTCCGAGGAGGCCGGGGTCGGCTCGTGGGAGCGCATTCTCGCGCCGTACGTGGAGGACCGGTTCGAGCACACGCGGCTCGGGGTCAACTACCGGACGCCGTCCGAGATCATGGACGTCGCGGCGGCGGTGCTCCGGGCGGAGCACCCGGACTTCGAGCCGCCGTCGTCCGTCCGCT includes:
- a CDS encoding cysteine hydrolase family protein; amino-acid sequence: MTTLPDRPNSALVVIDVQNGVMECSIDSDAVIARIASLVDRARAEGVAVVWVQHSDDGLKFGSDAWRYVPELGEPRDGEALVHKTYRDSFEDTDLEERLAERGVGRLVVAGAQTDFCVRSTLHGALARGYDVTLVGDAHTTEDLSEHGAPAPAQVIAHTNLYWAGQTAPGRSVAVLDADEVVLSEI
- a CDS encoding AraC family transcriptional regulator encodes the protein MLDRLNEAMDHIEHRLDQPLDVAELARIATTSEYHLRRMFSALAGMPLSEYVRRRRLTVAGAEVLAGEEPLLTVALRYGYGSGEAFARAFRTLHGVGPGEARRTGAALVSQPRLSFRLTVEGSSSMRYRVVERPAFTVVGPRARVPLVHLGPNQAIIDFVRGIDRGLLDRLEKLSDAEPHGIVAVCDDLDPGRAEGTELDYYQGVITSAPAPEGTAVLPVPAGTWAVFTTSGPAPEALQRLWSDTYTEWFPSNPYRTRPGPEILRTRMSPDGREADAELWLPVEREPAAPSGRA
- a CDS encoding aldo/keto reductase, with product MTAHRQAATPTAAASGTWLLGDLPVRRIGFGAMRLPGRIAFDNASVADRARSIRVLRRAVELGVNHIDTAAFYFSALRSANELINTALAPYPDDLVIATKVGPRRDRAGAWATWARPDELRGDVEENLRQLGRDHLDVVNFRMNDRTSTDLAEYVGALAELRDAGLIRHIGVSDVDAERLAAAQKVTPIVCVQNRFGLGTVRPGDTELLRSCADQGIAFVPFFAIAGQGGHAGATGSTDSPAVRDIAAAHAVSPAQLRLAWTLHQGPNVLAIPGTGDPDHLAENVAAGALRLTPDELTALEQT
- a CDS encoding MBL fold metallo-hydrolase, translated to MTTTVSVRYVGGPTSVIEIGGLRLLTDPTFDAPGEYAVGSRTLVKTAGPALTPEELGAADAVLLSHDQHPDNLDTSGRALLAGVPLVLSTPAARERIGETVTALPTWEHVDVERPGGGALRITGVPALHGPEGSEPVVGQVTGFVLSGTGLPTVYVSGDNASLDRVRDIADRFPAIDVAVLFAGAALTPLVPGVPLTLTSERAAEAARLLGARHVVPLHFEHWGHFSQDGSTLTTAFAEAGLSDRLHLLKPGEAFTV
- a CDS encoding MerR family transcriptional regulator: MRIGELADRAGTTTRTLRYYESRGLLPARRGGNGYRTYDEDDLRALRQIRTLQDFGFELEETRPFVECLRAGHPEGDSCPASLAVYRNKLAELDALIGELSAVREKVGAQLARAEQAMDALATQHGAEPRCELERRQE
- the trxA gene encoding thioredoxin; its protein translation is MRDVTDADFEEQVLRAGKPVLVEFTATWCGPCRQLAPVLRSIAEEERERLDVVAIDVDANPETAARYGVLSMPTLMVFKAGEPVWSRVGARPKRRLLEELTEAV
- a CDS encoding HelD family protein, which encodes MQKEQEFIDRLYARVDELRGIAADSVRAAITPVGTGQQARLERDLLVVERSGLLAALNAVEGSLCFGRIDLKGGTAHHIGRIGIRADDTERTPLLIDWRAPVARPFYLATGHTPMGLRRRRHLTFDGRTVTELHDEILDLDDAERTGYEDPTGDAVLLAALNSARTGRMGDIVQTIQAEQDRIIRHAHQGVLVVEGGPGTGKTAVALHRAAFLLYEHRELLAKRAVLIVGPNPAFLKYISEVLPALGETGVLLSTVGELFPGVHATGTDTPRAAAVKGAAAMAEALALAVTDRQQIPMPGAPLVIPHDDGDLILDWEIAYEARQAARDTKLPHNLARPHFAFRVLDALTAQLAERLGADPYGGPNFLGPDDLAQLGKGVAASREVHAAIEELWPTLTPQGFLADYLTEPTHVPDEDARAIRRAQGSGEWTAADVPLLDEVAELLGHDDSAERAAAEAARQERIAYAQGVLDLSKGSETYEFEDEDESEVLAAHDIVDADRVADWYEEEDHRSAAERAAADRTWAFGHIIVDEAQELSPMAWRLLMRRSPTRSMTLVGDPAQTSEEAGVGSWERILAPYVEDRFEHTRLGVNYRTPSEIMDVAAAVLRAEHPDFEPPSSVRSTGVRPWARAAVDLPGAVAAAVAELTPEEGRLAVIAPRALHGALAPKLDGVVAGAEPDLTRAVVLLDPRQAKGLEFDSVLVVEPGEFGVSDLYVALTRATQSLGIVHSGELPLPLRQFAVAD